A genomic stretch from Fodinibius salinus includes:
- a CDS encoding TonB-dependent receptor, which translates to MRKSFISAASIILWIAVIITQANAQQNASISGFVTDEKTGEPLPGATVQIASTTTGDATDKNGYYKISNISTGTYTVRVSFVGYQPQTKYNVVVKSGSNPDINFSLKPIVQELDNITISPDPYQKPAENPLSRKELSQVQITSYPGGNNDIAKVVQSLPGVSSSVGSFRNDIIIRGGGPSENVYYLDGIEIPVINHFATQGSAGGPVGLLNVSFFENVNLSTSSFPARYGNVLSGVLQFDQRNGNAQNIAANTRIGASEAALTVEGPLFKDDDETYSNTTFIASVRRSYLQLLFQLIDLPFLPDYWDYQYKLNHKISNTDEINITGVGSIDDFRINKPDNITAEQQATLDKIPIIKQNSTTHGISWKHRFENYDGFLETSLSTSIFNNDLRRYRDNENKQGLLQSTNSREWLSTLRSRYNHFIGKWKLAGGIETKRVSYSARTFRSRNNVNFNTDFNFLRYGLFSQISTEWNTRLSTSLGIRADANTFTKSSTLWETISPRIALSFDLDPNNQWTVNASAGRYYKLPPATLLGYQNGGSFVNKNVEYIRSDHYVAGVSYQPRQSTQFSLEGFLKQYSDYPVSVTDSVSLANLGTNFDVFGNENVQSIGRGRAYGFEFTYQQKLQDNFYTILAYTLYWSKFSGLNNNQYLPSVWDNRHLLTFTGGYKLKQNWEIGTRLRISGGSPYASINRSATENQYPILVFDYSTLDSNRLDPFISLDIRVDKKWNFRKWALNVYLEVTNILGSEIPTPPEYGLKRNQSGDPVSPNQLVQIMAPDNSAALPTLGIVIDI; encoded by the coding sequence ATGAGAAAAAGCTTTATATCTGCTGCATCAATTATCCTTTGGATAGCAGTAATAATAACTCAAGCGAATGCCCAGCAAAATGCTTCTATATCCGGCTTTGTAACTGATGAAAAAACCGGAGAACCCCTGCCCGGTGCCACAGTACAAATTGCAAGTACTACCACAGGCGACGCTACCGATAAAAACGGCTATTACAAAATTAGTAATATTTCGACCGGTACATATACAGTAAGAGTAAGTTTTGTAGGGTATCAACCTCAAACAAAATATAATGTTGTCGTTAAATCAGGGAGTAATCCAGACATCAATTTCAGCTTAAAACCGATAGTTCAAGAATTAGATAATATTACGATCTCCCCCGATCCTTATCAAAAACCAGCCGAAAATCCCCTCTCACGCAAAGAGTTGTCTCAGGTTCAGATAACTTCCTATCCCGGAGGCAATAATGATATCGCCAAAGTAGTACAATCTCTGCCCGGAGTATCGAGCTCAGTAGGCAGCTTTCGAAACGACATTATCATTCGGGGCGGAGGGCCAAGTGAAAATGTATACTATCTGGACGGCATCGAAATTCCGGTTATCAATCATTTTGCCACGCAGGGCAGTGCCGGCGGACCGGTAGGCCTGCTCAATGTCTCTTTTTTTGAAAACGTTAACCTAAGCACCAGTTCGTTCCCTGCTCGCTATGGCAATGTACTTTCGGGCGTATTACAGTTTGATCAGCGTAATGGCAATGCCCAAAATATAGCAGCCAACACACGCATAGGAGCCAGTGAAGCGGCCTTAACGGTTGAAGGCCCACTCTTTAAAGATGATGACGAAACGTATTCGAATACCACCTTTATCGCATCGGTCAGGCGCTCATATCTACAACTGCTGTTTCAGCTTATTGATCTGCCCTTTTTACCAGATTACTGGGATTACCAGTACAAACTTAACCACAAAATCAGTAACACTGATGAAATTAATATCACCGGGGTGGGATCTATCGATGATTTTCGTATTAATAAACCCGATAATATAACGGCTGAGCAACAAGCCACGCTCGATAAAATTCCAATCATTAAGCAAAATAGTACCACTCATGGTATTAGCTGGAAACACCGATTCGAGAACTACGATGGATTTCTGGAAACCAGCCTTAGCACCAGTATTTTTAATAATGATTTGCGTCGATATCGCGACAATGAAAACAAGCAGGGACTACTGCAAAGTACCAATTCTCGCGAATGGCTTTCAACACTAAGAAGCAGGTATAATCACTTTATTGGTAAGTGGAAGCTGGCCGGCGGCATAGAAACCAAAAGAGTAAGCTACTCGGCACGAACCTTTCGATCACGAAACAATGTGAATTTCAATACTGACTTTAATTTTCTACGATATGGATTGTTCAGTCAGATTTCGACCGAATGGAATACCCGGTTGTCAACTTCACTGGGCATTCGGGCTGATGCCAATACCTTTACAAAGTCGAGCACTCTTTGGGAAACTATTTCTCCCCGGATCGCACTCTCTTTTGACCTGGATCCCAATAACCAATGGACCGTTAATGCCTCGGCAGGACGGTATTATAAACTTCCTCCAGCCACGCTTTTAGGATATCAGAACGGCGGAAGTTTTGTAAATAAAAATGTAGAATATATCCGTAGTGATCACTATGTAGCAGGAGTTTCATACCAGCCGCGCCAATCAACACAGTTTTCATTAGAAGGGTTTTTAAAGCAATACAGTGACTATCCGGTTTCGGTAACAGATAGCGTATCACTTGCTAATTTGGGCACTAATTTTGATGTCTTTGGTAATGAAAATGTCCAAAGTATAGGCCGGGGGCGAGCCTATGGTTTTGAGTTTACCTATCAGCAGAAGCTGCAAGATAACTTCTATACAATATTAGCCTACACACTCTACTGGAGCAAGTTTTCCGGACTAAATAATAACCAATATCTCCCCTCTGTATGGGATAATCGTCATCTGCTAACATTTACCGGAGGCTATAAACTGAAACAGAATTGGGAAATTGGGACACGACTTCGGATTTCCGGCGGCTCGCCCTACGCTTCTATTAACCGTTCCGCAACAGAAAATCAATATCCTATCCTGGTATTTGACTATTCAACATTAGACTCTAACCGGCTTGATCCCTTTATATCACTCGACATTCGCGTGGATAAAAAATGGAATTTTAGAAAATGGGCCCTGAATGTTTACTTAGAGGTCACCAATATATTAGGAAGCGAAATTCCCACACCCCCTGAATACGGCCTAAAAAGAAATCAAAGCGGAGATCCTGTATCCCCCAATCAATTAGTCCAGATAATGGCTCCAGATAACAGCGCTGCCTTGCCAACTCTGGGTATTGTCATAGATATTTAA
- a CDS encoding DUF3267 domain-containing protein gives MKDLENLEKEILTISVVKANLYGLLFMLPVAFIFGYPFYLLHGRLSISEWGTSNIIMFLTAVVVGVIVHELLHGITWARFSSKGFESIKFGVMWKMLTPYCHCKEPLTVRSYLWGAVVPAIALGFLPALAAIIIGSTGLLYFGTFFTIAAIGDFMIIYLLRNENKDDWVQDHPSKAGCIIYRETTVD, from the coding sequence ATGAAAGATCTCGAAAATTTAGAAAAAGAAATCTTAACTATCAGTGTGGTCAAAGCCAATCTTTATGGCTTGCTATTTATGCTGCCCGTTGCCTTTATATTTGGATATCCCTTTTACCTTTTACACGGGAGACTAAGCATTTCGGAATGGGGCACATCAAACATTATTATGTTCTTAACTGCTGTGGTAGTCGGCGTTATTGTTCATGAGTTACTTCATGGAATCACCTGGGCCCGATTTTCCAGTAAGGGATTCGAGTCAATAAAGTTTGGTGTGATGTGGAAGATGCTGACCCCCTACTGTCACTGTAAGGAACCGTTAACCGTACGCAGCTACCTTTGGGGGGCTGTTGTGCCCGCTATCGCTCTGGGATTTCTACCCGCACTGGCTGCCATCATCATTGGCAGTACAGGACTGCTTTATTTTGGGACTTTCTTTACTATTGCCGCCATCGGAGATTTTATGATCATTTACCTGCTTCGCAACGAAAATAAGGATGATTGGGTGCAAGACCACCCCTCAAAAGCAGGCTGCATTATTTATCGCGAAACCACGGTCGACTAA
- the sucB gene encoding 2-oxoglutarate dehydrogenase, E2 component, dihydrolipoamide succinyltransferase: protein MAKVEVEMPQMGESVMEGTVIEWTKNVGDEVEEDETLLEIATDKVDTEVPSPQAGTLVETLAGEGDTIEVGQVIAVIETDADAVDTSGGDSGESETETQQQETEETTQQEPVQAQETADTLSGDDDEGERIEVQMPQMGESVMEGTVIEWTKNVGDEVEEDETLLEISTDKVDSEVPSPQAGTLVEILAEEGETIEVGQTIAILTTGEAPSGSSTSASTSQTQTKDKEETTTSTPSQETQSQPATASGSTNGAPSGSTEPQRIGSDGRFYSPLVRSIASEEGISQEELESIEGSGQGGRVSKEDILGYLEDRKAGKTQPAQPAAQQSDELSKPTTKKSSPAQSEERSISAGELDLDRPSQNVERIKMDRMRKTIAEHMIRSKQTSAHVTTFSEVDVTKLVRWREENKDEFKERAGVKLTYTPLFLEKIIQAMREFPLINSSVDTDNDEIILKRDINFGLAVALGEGGKGGLIVPVIKQAQNKNLVGLANSVNDLAIKARNKNLNPDDLVGGTITLTNYGSVGNLMGTPIINQPQVAIMGTGVIEKRPVVRETPEGDVIAIRHMMYLSMSYDHRIIDGAHGGAFLNRVKELLEDFDPDRAV from the coding sequence ATGGCCAAAGTAGAAGTAGAAATGCCCCAGATGGGCGAATCGGTAATGGAAGGCACCGTCATCGAGTGGACCAAAAATGTTGGCGACGAAGTAGAAGAAGATGAAACGCTACTTGAAATTGCCACCGATAAGGTGGATACCGAAGTACCCTCTCCACAAGCCGGAACGCTCGTAGAAACACTAGCAGGAGAAGGTGATACCATAGAAGTAGGGCAGGTCATTGCCGTCATCGAAACCGATGCTGACGCAGTTGACACTTCCGGCGGAGACAGCGGAGAATCAGAAACTGAAACACAGCAACAAGAAACCGAAGAGACTACTCAACAAGAACCGGTCCAGGCCCAGGAAACTGCTGATACACTTTCAGGAGATGACGATGAAGGTGAACGTATTGAAGTTCAGATGCCTCAGATGGGTGAATCTGTCATGGAAGGCACGGTCATTGAATGGACCAAGAACGTAGGCGACGAGGTTGAAGAAGATGAAACATTGCTTGAAATTTCGACGGACAAGGTAGATTCTGAAGTTCCGTCACCACAGGCTGGAACACTTGTAGAAATTCTTGCCGAAGAAGGAGAAACAATTGAGGTAGGCCAAACTATTGCCATCCTTACTACAGGAGAAGCCCCTTCCGGCAGTTCGACTTCTGCAAGCACTTCCCAAACTCAGACTAAAGATAAGGAAGAAACCACCACTTCAACTCCATCACAAGAAACACAATCGCAGCCGGCGACTGCTTCTGGCAGTACTAATGGCGCGCCCTCCGGTAGCACAGAACCACAACGTATCGGAAGCGACGGTCGCTTTTACTCTCCGCTGGTTCGCTCTATTGCCAGTGAGGAAGGAATTTCACAAGAAGAATTGGAAAGCATTGAGGGATCCGGACAGGGCGGACGCGTTTCGAAGGAAGATATTTTAGGTTACCTCGAAGATCGCAAAGCAGGTAAAACACAACCTGCTCAACCGGCGGCACAGCAATCCGACGAACTCAGCAAACCGACAACGAAAAAATCGTCTCCTGCCCAAAGCGAAGAGCGATCTATCTCGGCCGGTGAGCTTGATCTCGATCGTCCATCTCAAAATGTGGAGCGCATCAAGATGGATCGTATGCGTAAGACCATTGCCGAGCACATGATTCGGTCCAAGCAAACCTCGGCGCATGTCACCACATTCTCTGAAGTAGACGTCACCAAGTTGGTACGCTGGCGCGAAGAAAATAAAGACGAGTTTAAGGAAAGAGCCGGCGTAAAATTGACGTATACGCCACTGTTTCTCGAAAAAATCATACAGGCGATGCGCGAATTTCCGCTGATCAACAGCTCAGTGGACACTGATAATGATGAGATCATTCTGAAGCGCGACATCAACTTTGGACTGGCCGTTGCACTGGGAGAAGGCGGCAAAGGCGGACTGATCGTTCCAGTCATCAAACAGGCACAAAATAAAAACCTGGTGGGACTGGCCAATTCTGTTAACGATCTGGCTATCAAGGCACGCAATAAAAATCTAAATCCCGATGACTTAGTTGGCGGTACCATTACGCTAACAAACTATGGTAGCGTAGGCAACCTGATGGGTACGCCAATCATCAATCAGCCGCAAGTCGCTATTATGGGAACCGGCGTCATTGAAAAACGTCCGGTTGTCCGCGAAACCCCCGAGGGTGATGTAATCGCCATCCGCCACATGATGTATCTCTCTATGAGTTACGATCACCGCATTATTGACGGTGCACACGGCGGGGCCTTCCTCAACCGCGTAAAAGAACTGCTTGAAGACTTTGATCCCGACCGAGCGGTATAA
- the panC gene encoding pantoate--beta-alanine ligase, whose protein sequence is MEAIDNIDDIRTKVRSLKKQEKSVAFVPTMGALHEGHLSLFRLAQQHADEVVVSIYVNPEQFGPDEDFDEYPRELENDLAKCEEEGIAAVFAPSDTLMYPGEQLLSIHIDELNKYMDGGSRPGFFEGILLIVNKLFNIIGPDIAVFGQKDIQQFRILQQMVKEFNHDIELIMGPIQRANDGLALSSRNAYLDDQQRKLAPGLYRSLQYVAKQIKEGAQNVELLLDHQKDELQAKGFKIDYVNLFSFEKVAPVTDPKGNNKYILGGAVYLGETRLIDNIIIEK, encoded by the coding sequence ATGGAAGCTATTGACAACATTGATGACATTCGAACCAAGGTTCGATCTTTAAAAAAACAGGAAAAGTCTGTTGCGTTTGTCCCTACCATGGGCGCCCTTCACGAAGGACATCTTTCACTTTTTCGCCTTGCCCAGCAACATGCCGATGAGGTGGTTGTTTCCATTTACGTAAATCCTGAGCAGTTTGGCCCCGATGAGGATTTTGATGAATACCCCCGTGAATTGGAAAATGATCTTGCCAAATGCGAAGAAGAAGGCATCGCAGCCGTATTTGCTCCCTCGGATACCCTTATGTATCCCGGTGAGCAGTTGTTGAGTATCCACATTGATGAACTTAACAAATACATGGACGGCGGATCACGTCCCGGCTTCTTCGAGGGAATTTTGCTTATCGTTAATAAGTTATTCAATATCATCGGACCGGATATCGCTGTCTTTGGCCAAAAGGATATTCAGCAGTTTCGCATTCTACAACAGATGGTTAAAGAGTTTAACCATGATATTGAACTTATAATGGGTCCTATACAACGGGCCAATGATGGACTGGCGCTAAGCAGCCGTAATGCATATCTGGATGACCAGCAACGCAAGCTGGCTCCCGGTCTTTATCGTTCTCTGCAATATGTAGCCAAGCAAATTAAGGAAGGAGCACAAAACGTAGAATTACTGCTTGACCATCAAAAAGATGAATTGCAAGCAAAAGGATTCAAAATTGATTATGTTAACTTGTTTTCGTTTGAGAAAGTAGCTCCCGTTACAGACCCGAAAGGCAACAATAAATATATTTTAGGCGGAGCCGTTTACCTAGGCGAAACACGTTTAATAGATAATATTATTATTGAAAAATAG
- the panD gene encoding aspartate 1-decarboxylase, translating to MKLTMFKSKLHQMKVTEANLHYEGSITIDQQLLDEAEILPYEKVQIVNITNGARLETYTIPGEAGSRVCCLNGAAARKTEVGDRIIIISYAEMSPEDAEAHKPKVVIVDENNDPKTIVDETTHGDQYDLNNGTLSNQKLDQDV from the coding sequence ATGAAGCTGACGATGTTCAAATCGAAATTGCACCAAATGAAGGTAACTGAAGCCAATCTTCATTATGAGGGAAGCATTACTATTGACCAGCAACTGCTTGATGAAGCGGAGATCCTTCCCTACGAAAAAGTGCAAATCGTAAATATCACCAACGGAGCCCGTCTTGAAACATACACGATTCCTGGAGAAGCAGGTTCGCGCGTCTGTTGCTTGAATGGAGCTGCCGCTCGCAAGACAGAAGTCGGGGATCGCATTATCATTATTTCATATGCGGAGATGTCGCCCGAGGATGCCGAAGCCCACAAACCTAAGGTGGTTATTGTAGATGAGAATAACGATCCCAAAACCATTGTTGACGAAACCACGCATGGCGATCAATATGACTTAAATAATGGCACACTGAGCAATCAAAAGCTGGACCAAGACGTTTAG
- a CDS encoding TPM domain-containing protein: protein MDQPEKNRVDNHIFDKAGIISTSDKPKFEWLLDLIQKESGIDIKCLFLKTIRHTTVEEVAVNKMDEYGIGGKGKKQRGILFLFVLDKQKLRIEVGYGLEAYLPDIFVGYLIRNHADAFFEASNPSLGLRLLIRILQHRIREAALNKKYDPSILENGVKLPHLSGGAGASKKVGTDGSDQPFMDDQYDNEDKKQFVATNTVKGTFNNYIAWLYGRKFDPDVDLFTKDSIPVLNNLPMTPAYFDYILMMVVGNQHKIIKREDLAILYFTDDPLATPLFFNKIDGKWRMNIVAEIRNSQNHVGGVYSWAFNTDSKGEFTTTFNDLLVNIRGYHRFKDGDNRELPVQVDIQKNS from the coding sequence ATGGATCAACCAGAAAAGAACAGGGTTGATAACCATATTTTTGATAAAGCTGGAATTATCAGCACTTCAGATAAACCTAAGTTTGAATGGCTGCTTGACCTGATACAAAAAGAATCAGGTATCGATATAAAGTGCCTCTTCCTAAAGACAATAAGACATACTACGGTTGAAGAGGTAGCCGTAAACAAAATGGATGAATATGGGATAGGCGGCAAAGGGAAGAAGCAACGAGGAATTCTTTTCCTATTCGTATTAGATAAGCAAAAACTCAGAATAGAAGTAGGCTATGGACTTGAGGCATACTTGCCAGATATATTTGTTGGTTATCTAATTAGAAATCATGCTGATGCTTTTTTTGAGGCTTCTAACCCAAGCCTGGGGTTAAGACTCTTAATTCGTATTCTTCAACACAGGATCCGTGAAGCTGCCTTAAACAAAAAGTATGACCCGAGTATACTAGAAAATGGAGTAAAGTTACCACATTTATCAGGCGGCGCCGGGGCATCAAAAAAAGTCGGGACGGACGGTTCGGACCAACCATTTATGGATGATCAGTATGACAATGAAGATAAAAAACAATTTGTAGCTACTAACACAGTAAAAGGGACTTTCAATAATTACATTGCCTGGCTTTATGGTCGCAAGTTTGATCCAGATGTGGACCTTTTTACGAAAGACAGCATACCAGTTTTAAACAACCTCCCCATGACACCGGCTTATTTTGACTATATCCTCATGATGGTTGTGGGAAATCAACATAAAATCATCAAGCGTGAGGATTTAGCTATCCTCTATTTCACCGATGATCCGTTGGCTACACCATTATTCTTTAATAAAATAGATGGAAAATGGCGAATGAATATAGTAGCTGAAATAAGGAATAGTCAAAACCATGTCGGTGGGGTTTACTCATGGGCATTTAATACTGATAGCAAGGGTGAGTTTACGACTACATTTAACGATTTACTTGTCAACATAAGGGGTTATCACCGTTTTAAAGATGGCGACAACAGAGAACTTCCTGTACAAGTTGATATTCAAAAGAATTCCTAG